The following coding sequences are from one Pseudonocardia sp. HH130630-07 window:
- a CDS encoding GntR family transcriptional regulator: MQAGTGSDEAPANGRRGAQARVLDGLRDAIVSGTRQPGQPLSELALATEFDVSRTPVREALKQLQIEGLVEIRPRVGTFVRVPSRRELVELFELKEMLEGMAARLLAARGATEVLDRIEDNLERSDRAVARGDAEAYAALVHDFHELVVTGADNTRLLAHYRTLMNQLAYHRLVSASLSRPGRLGASSAEHRRVLELVREKDGFGAEFAMRDHVRSSERATMSLEDPLRVAAPTRAEVPVWRRSP, from the coding sequence GTGCAGGCCGGTACCGGGAGTGACGAGGCCCCTGCGAACGGTCGCCGCGGTGCGCAGGCCCGGGTGCTGGACGGTCTGCGCGACGCCATCGTCAGCGGGACCCGGCAGCCGGGGCAGCCACTGTCCGAGCTGGCCCTGGCCACCGAGTTCGACGTCAGCCGGACGCCGGTCCGCGAGGCGCTGAAGCAGTTGCAGATCGAGGGCCTGGTCGAGATCCGGCCCCGGGTGGGCACCTTCGTCCGGGTCCCGAGCCGGCGTGAGCTGGTCGAGCTGTTCGAGCTCAAGGAGATGCTGGAGGGCATGGCGGCCCGGCTGCTCGCCGCCCGGGGCGCCACCGAGGTGCTCGACCGCATCGAGGACAACCTCGAACGCTCGGACCGGGCCGTGGCCCGTGGGGACGCCGAGGCCTACGCGGCACTGGTCCACGACTTCCACGAGCTGGTCGTCACCGGGGCCGACAACACCCGGCTGCTGGCGCACTACCGCACGCTCATGAACCAGCTCGCGTACCACCGGCTGGTCTCGGCGTCGCTGAGCCGGCCCGGCCGGCTCGGGGCGTCGTCAGCGGAGCACCGGCGGGTTCTCGAACTGGTGCGGGAGAAGGACGGGTTCGGGGCGGAGTTCGCGATGCGCGACCACGTCCGCTCCAGCGAGCGGGCGACGATGTCGCTCGAGGATCCCCTGCGCGTCGCGGCCCCGACGCGGGCTGAGGTCCCGGTGTGGCGCCGGTCACCCTGA
- a CDS encoding 3,4-dihydroxy-2-butanone-4-phosphate synthase → MTAVAEPVAPRPPSPCDPLTRALDALRAGRPVLVCADAADRTTADRAAGGGAECVAVLPAALAGPAGVAWMVRHTSGLLRVPMEPDRADVLGLPPMLWHDTGPHGTGFTVSVDAATGVGTGISARDRARTARVLADPESVAADLTRPGHVLPLRARPGGVLARPGHAEAAVDLCRLAGLPAVGLIADVVTDPGTAGGGRTADRAGTVELGARHGVPVLDVARLVRYRTRHDHHHAGHTGAADTDRRWVGSA, encoded by the coding sequence GTGACCGCGGTGGCCGAACCGGTCGCGCCGCGGCCGCCGTCGCCGTGTGACCCGCTCACCCGTGCGCTCGACGCCCTGCGGGCGGGGCGCCCGGTCCTCGTCTGCGCCGACGCGGCCGACCGCACCACCGCCGACCGGGCAGCCGGCGGCGGCGCGGAGTGCGTCGCGGTCCTGCCCGCCGCGCTGGCCGGCCCGGCCGGGGTGGCCTGGATGGTCCGGCACACCTCCGGCCTGCTGCGGGTGCCGATGGAGCCGGACCGGGCCGACGTGCTCGGCCTGCCCCCGATGCTCTGGCACGACACCGGTCCGCACGGCACCGGGTTCACGGTGTCGGTCGACGCGGCGACCGGCGTCGGCACCGGGATCAGCGCCCGCGACCGGGCCCGCACGGCCCGCGTGCTGGCCGACCCGGAGAGCGTGGCCGCGGACCTGACCCGGCCCGGTCACGTGCTGCCGCTGCGTGCCCGGCCCGGTGGGGTGCTCGCCCGGCCGGGGCACGCCGAGGCGGCCGTGGACCTGTGCCGGCTGGCCGGGCTGCCCGCGGTCGGCCTGATCGCCGACGTGGTGACCGATCCCGGGACCGCGGGCGGCGGCCGCACCGCGGACCGGGCCGGGACCGTGGAGCTGGGTGCCCGGCACGGCGTGCCCGTCCTCGACGTCGCCCGGCTGGTGCGGTACCGCACCCGGCACGACCACCACCACGCCGGCCACACCGGCGCCGCCGACACCGACCGGCGGTGGGTGGGCAGCGCCTGA
- a CDS encoding flavin reductase family protein: protein MSELIPTITGGAGGTVDTAGLRQVFGRFPSGVTAVCALDDDRVPVGLAASSFVAVSLDPPLVGLCVQHTSTTWPRLRDRARLGLSVLGDGQDRICRQLASKQGDRFAGLDLHRTADGAVLLGGASAWLDCSVESAVTAGDHDLVLLRVHRQCTHPGRGPLVFHESGFHALASLGAAS from the coding sequence GTGTCCGAGTTGATCCCCACCATCACCGGCGGGGCCGGCGGCACCGTGGACACCGCCGGGCTCCGGCAGGTGTTCGGACGGTTCCCGAGCGGCGTCACCGCCGTCTGCGCGCTCGACGACGACCGGGTCCCGGTGGGCCTGGCCGCGAGCTCGTTCGTGGCCGTCTCGCTCGATCCGCCGCTGGTCGGGCTGTGCGTGCAGCACACGTCGACGACCTGGCCGCGGCTGCGTGACCGGGCCCGGCTCGGGCTGTCGGTACTGGGCGACGGCCAGGACCGCATCTGCCGGCAGCTGGCCTCCAAGCAGGGCGACCGGTTCGCCGGGCTCGACCTGCACCGCACCGCGGACGGGGCGGTGCTGCTCGGCGGCGCCTCGGCGTGGCTCGACTGCTCGGTGGAGAGCGCGGTGACCGCGGGCGACCACGATCTCGTGCTGCTGCGGGTGCACCGCCAGTGCACCCACCCCGGTCGCGGACCGCTCGTGTTCCACGAGAGCGGGTTCCACGCACTGGCCAGCCTGGGGGCGGCGTCGTGA